One segment of Coregonus clupeaformis isolate EN_2021a unplaced genomic scaffold, ASM2061545v1 scaf2722, whole genome shotgun sequence DNA contains the following:
- the LOC121560537 gene encoding E3 SUMO-protein ligase ZBED1-like translates to MWSSRTAEPYQSLTVHFIDEDFNLRARCLQTTYFPDDHTGENIAAGLREGLVSWDLHEENHVCITTDNASNMVLAARLNEWTRLQCFGHRLHLAIENALKDDRVSRATALCRKLVGHFSHSWKKKAALTEAQRELKLPEHNLITECPTRWGSKEMMIARVLEQAKAISQVLSGDRYARSLIPTWQDIDVLESIHKALHPLLEFTDALSGEEYVSISYLKPVLHLFATSVLAEDAEDTDLTKSIKTKVLAYLNNKYGDPNIQELLDVACFLDPRFKIQYISTDNIPAIKTRLKTEIVDLAQRTYHWEKRSRTETVQMPQSAQSLGGKDEEVSWQFFSRPVQPLLLCL, encoded by the exons atgtggtcaagccgcacagctgagccgtaccagagtCTTACAGTCCATTTTATTGATGAAGATTTCAACCTCCGAGCTCGCTGCCTACAAACTACCTACTTCCCAGACGATCACACAGGGGAAAATATTGCAGCCGGCCTGAGAGAAGGGCTTGTCAGCTGGGATCTCCACGAGGAGAATCACGTCTGCATCACGACGGACAACGCGTCGAATATGGTGCTTGCTGCGCGGCTTAATGAATGGACGAGGCTCCAATGTTTTGGCCACAGATTACATCTTGCCATTG AAAATGCACTCAAAGATGACAGAGTGTCAAGGGCAACAGCACTGTGCAGGAAGCTGGTGGGGCACTTTTCCCACAGTTGGAAGAAGAAAGCAGCCCTGACGGAGGCACAGAGAGAGCTCAAACTCCCTGAGCACAACCTCATAACGGAGTGCCCAACAAGATGGGGTTCTAAAGAAATGATGATTGCCAGAGTGCTTGAACAGGCCAAAGCCATTTCTCAGGTATTGTCTGGAGATCGATATGCACGCTCCCTTATCCCAACCTGGCAGGATATTGACGTGTTGGAGTCGATTCACAAGGCACTGCATCCTCTACTGGAGTTTACTGATGCTCTTTCTGGAGAGGAGTATGTAAGCATCTCCTACCTCAAGCCAGTTCTCCACCTTTTTGCCACATCAGTCCTGGCTGAAGATGCTGAGGACACTGACCTGACTAAATCAATAAAAACCAAAGTCCTAGCATACCTCAATAACAAATATGGAGACCCAAACATCCAGGAGCTTTTGGATGTTGCCTGTTTCCTGGACCCTAGGTTCAAAATACAGTACATCAGTACAGACAACATCCCTGCtatcaagactcgtctgaagacaGAGATAGTAGACTTGGCACAACGTACATATCATTGG GAGAAGAGGTCTCGTACTGAAACTGTTCAGATGCCTCAAAGTGCACAGTCCTTGGGGGGAAAAGACGAAGAGGTCTCTTGGCAGTTTTTTTCAAGACCAGTTCAGCCTCTCCTTCTTTGCCTGTAA